CGTGCGTGGGCGGCGCGGCAGTTCGCGGAGATCGACCCCGAAGGGTTCTACGACTTCCAGGCGACGCGGCCGTCCGTGTCGCTCGTCGACGGCGAGACGCGCCGGATCGACTGGCCGGAGAATCACTTCATGTTCGCGCCGCTGCCGGGGGCCGGGCGCGACGCGATCATCCTGCTAGGCGTCGAGCCGAACGTGCGCTGGCGGGCGTTCACCGCGCTCGTCACGCAGGTCGCGGAGGAGTTCGAGGTCGAGCTCGTGATCACGCTCGGCTCGTTGCTCGCCGACGTCCCGCACACGCGGCCCGCGCCCGTCACCGGCAGCGCGACCGACCCCGAGCTGATTCACCGCCTCGGCCTGCAGGCGTCGCGTTACGAGGGGCCGACCGGGATCGTCGGCGTGCTGCACGACGCGTGCGCCAACGCGGGCGTTCCGTCCGCGAGCCTGTGGGCGGCGGTGCCGCACTACGTTTCCCTGACGCCGTCGCCGCGCGCGGCGAAGGCGCTC
The DNA window shown above is from Acidimicrobiia bacterium and carries:
- a CDS encoding PAC2 family protein, whose protein sequence is MTDELQFAERPRLERPVLVAAFRGWNDGGQGASLAGAYLARAWAARQFAEIDPEGFYDFQATRPSVSLVDGETRRIDWPENHFMFAPLPGAGRDAIILLGVEPNVRWRAFTALVTQVAEEFEVELVITLGSLLADVPHTRPAPVTGSATDPELIHRLGLQASRYEGPTGIVGVLHDACANAGVPSASLWAAVPHYVSLTPSPRAAKALVERLAGLLSADVDTAELDEACDAYAEQVSEAVASDADTATYVEELERRVDELAAEADLPSGEALADELTRYLAQRENGDDDDDVARER